In a single window of the Magnolia sinica isolate HGM2019 chromosome 7, MsV1, whole genome shotgun sequence genome:
- the LOC131251333 gene encoding MYB31 transcription factor31-like, with translation MGRSPCCEKAHTNKGAWTKEEDERLIAYIRAHGEGCWRSLPKAAGLLRCGKSCRLRWINYLRPDLKRGNFTDEEDELIIKLHSLLGNKWSLIAGRLPGRTDNEIKNYWNTHIRRKLLSRGVDPSTHQPIHDHPISDITISFTKEEEKDVGFSHLDDKIKGQETPHRCPDLNLELCISQPSYQQQPPEPLKSGRSLCFSCSLGLQESKDCSCNSFLGQQTGVLDYRSLEMK, from the exons aTGGGCAGGTCTCCATGCTGTGAGAAAGCACACACAAACAAGGGGGCATGGACCAAGGAAGAAGACGAACGGCTCATTGCCTACATCCGTGCTCATGGTGAGGGATGCTGGCGCTCCCTACCGAAAGCGGCGGGCCTGCTACGTTGTGGCAAGAGCTGTAGGCTCCGTTGGATCAACTACCTCCGCCCCGATCTCAAGCGAGGCAACTTCACCGATGAAGAGGACGAGCTCATCATTAAGCTCCATAGCCTTCTCGGTAACAA ATGGTCACTGATAGCAGGACGGCTACCAGGGAGAACTGATAACGAAATCAAGAACTATTGGAACACCCATATCAGGAGAAAGCTATTGAGTCGAGGAGTGGACCCATCTACCCATCAGCCAATCCACGACCACCCAATTTCAGACATCACCATCTCTTTCACCAAAGAAGAGGAGAAAGACGTTGGATTCAGCCACCTGGACGATAAGATCAAGGGCCAAGAAACGCCCCACCGGTGTCCGGACCTCAACCTTGAACTGTGCATCAGCCAACCTTCTTATCAACAACAACCTCCAGAGCCCTTGAAGAGTGGGAGAAGCCTTTGTTTCTCCTGCAGCTTGGGCTTGCAAGAGAGCAAGGATTGCAGTTGTAATAGCTTCTTAGGCCAACAAACAGGGGTGTTGGATTACAGAAGCCTGGAAATGAAGTGA